The Ananas comosus cultivar F153 linkage group 2, ASM154086v1, whole genome shotgun sequence genome contains a region encoding:
- the LOC109725250 gene encoding glutathione S-transferase 2-like isoform X1, whose product MKGLDYEYKAVNLLKGEQSNPEFEKINPVKYVPALVDGDVVVADLFAIILYLEDKYPQNPLLPQDLKKKALNLQIASVVSSGIRPFQNLLVLINITFQQYIKENLGAEKKLPWVQLHINKGFTGKDEWCNFYKVLVFDDS is encoded by the exons atgaAAGGGTTGGATTATGAGTACAAAGCAGTGAACCTTCTAAAAGGCGAGCAATCGAATCCAG AGTTTGAGAAGATCAATCCCGTTAAATATGTCCCTGCACTGGTTGATGGGGATGTTGTAGTTGCTGATTTGTTTGCAATCATATTG TATTTGGAAGACAAGTATCCCCAGAATCCTCTTTTACCTCAAGATCTTAAAAAGAAAGCCTTGAATCTTCAG ATAGCAAGTGTTGTCAGTTCAGGTATTCGGCCATTTCAGAATCTTCTTGTACTG ATTAATATAACTTTTCAGCAATACATTAAGGAAAATCTTGGTGCTGAGAAAAAACTTCCATGGGTTCAACTTCATATCAACAAAGGCTTCACGG GTAAGGATGAGTGGTGCAATTTCTACAAAGTATTAGTATTCGACGATTCTTAA
- the LOC109725250 gene encoding glutathione S-transferase 2-like isoform X3, which produces MKGLDYEYKAVNLLKGEQSNPEFEKINPVKYVPALVDGDVVVADLFAIILYLEDKYPQNPLLPQDLKKKALNLQQYIKENLGAEKKLPWVQLHINKGFTGKDEWCNFYKVLVFDDS; this is translated from the exons atgaAAGGGTTGGATTATGAGTACAAAGCAGTGAACCTTCTAAAAGGCGAGCAATCGAATCCAG AGTTTGAGAAGATCAATCCCGTTAAATATGTCCCTGCACTGGTTGATGGGGATGTTGTAGTTGCTGATTTGTTTGCAATCATATTG TATTTGGAAGACAAGTATCCCCAGAATCCTCTTTTACCTCAAGATCTTAAAAAGAAAGCCTTGAATCTTCAG CAATACATTAAGGAAAATCTTGGTGCTGAGAAAAAACTTCCATGGGTTCAACTTCATATCAACAAAGGCTTCACGG GTAAGGATGAGTGGTGCAATTTCTACAAAGTATTAGTATTCGACGATTCTTAA
- the LOC109725250 gene encoding glutathione S-transferase 2-like isoform X2, with protein MKGLDYEYKAVNLLKGEQSNPEFEKINPVKYVPALVDGDVVVADLFAIILYLEDKYPQNPLLPQDLKKKALNLQIASVVSSGIRPFQNLLVLQYIKENLGAEKKLPWVQLHINKGFTGKDEWCNFYKVLVFDDS; from the exons atgaAAGGGTTGGATTATGAGTACAAAGCAGTGAACCTTCTAAAAGGCGAGCAATCGAATCCAG AGTTTGAGAAGATCAATCCCGTTAAATATGTCCCTGCACTGGTTGATGGGGATGTTGTAGTTGCTGATTTGTTTGCAATCATATTG TATTTGGAAGACAAGTATCCCCAGAATCCTCTTTTACCTCAAGATCTTAAAAAGAAAGCCTTGAATCTTCAG ATAGCAAGTGTTGTCAGTTCAGGTATTCGGCCATTTCAGAATCTTCTTGTACTG CAATACATTAAGGAAAATCTTGGTGCTGAGAAAAAACTTCCATGGGTTCAACTTCATATCAACAAAGGCTTCACGG GTAAGGATGAGTGGTGCAATTTCTACAAAGTATTAGTATTCGACGATTCTTAA